A part of Silurus meridionalis isolate SWU-2019-XX chromosome 18, ASM1480568v1, whole genome shotgun sequence genomic DNA contains:
- the LOC124401604 gene encoding C-type mannose receptor 2-like: MEQCLFMLLFFTGIVPSVLSVSRKYYLVKQGKTWSEAQAYCQTEHTDLATIQSDNDLAQLQNEAQTQKFNSSAWIGLYNDINSWRWSYGNEPLRSLTFWYPGQPNNLYGNQECAVSDMDGWNDRDCTEEYPFVCFDGSKNGTDRYIYISNEMAWHDAQAYCRKYYTDLASDRDEIENSIILGLQSYSTWIGLFRESWKWTDKKTFSTINWMSGDPYIYLKDENCGYINNNEAANGLCSDIMPFFCYSVITKKQQIMRVKVHSSQDVNDPAVKEAILEQIKQKLEDHGMAENTTVKWRE, translated from the exons ATGGAGCAATGTCTGTTCATGCTCCTGTTTTTCACAG GAATCGTCCCTTCCGTCCTGTCTGTCTCTCGAAAGTATTATCTGGTCAAGCAGGGGAAAACGTGGAGTGAAGCCCAGGCTTACTGCCAAACTGAACACACTGACCTGGCTACCATCCAAAGTGATAATGACCTGGCCCAACTTCAGAATGAAGCACAGACCCAAAAGTTCAATTCCAGTGCTTGGATTGGATTGTACAATGACATCAACAGCTGGCGCTGGTCCTATGGAAACGAGCCACTGAGAAGTTTGACATTTTGGTATCCAGGACAACCTAACAACCTGTATGGAAACCAGGAGTGTGCTGTGTCAGATATGGACGGTTGGAATGATAGAGACTGTACAGAGGAATACCCCTTTGTGTGCTTTGATG GCAGTAAAAATGGCACCGACAGGTACATTTACATCTCCAATGAAATGGCATGGCATGATGCTCAAGCTTACTGCAGAAAATATTATACAGATCTAGCCAGTGATAGAGATGAGATAGAAAACTCTATAATACTGGGACTGCAATCTTACAGCACCTGGATTGGTCTGTTCAGAGAGTCCTGGAAGtggacagacaaaaaaacattctctaCCATCAACTGGATGTCTGGAGACCCTTATATTTACCTAAAAGATGAAAACTGTGGGTATATAAATAACAATGAGGCTGCTAATGGACTGTGCTCGGACATAATGCCTTTCTTCTGTTACTCGG taatcacaaaaaaacaacaaatcatgAGGGTGAAGGTTCATTCCAGTCAGGATGTGAATGATCCTGCAGTAAAGGAGGCCATCCTGGAGCAG ATTAAGCAGAAACTGGAGGATCATGGGATGGCAGAGAACACCACAGTGAAATGGAGAGAATGA